In Candidatus Polarisedimenticolaceae bacterium, one DNA window encodes the following:
- a CDS encoding TRAM domain-containing protein, which produces MQGWIVRGVLIFAIAVAALASRPLAPLGPRLTGELPNLLFGLLVGLTAVLGEGIVRRGNPRAIGAGAMGAIVGGLAFSMTLRAIPLMPPARPFAYAIAIWVGAACGAAWARSRSLAPAAASVVQPPEREEGSLLLDTSAIIDGRIVDLAKSGIAPGPWIVPSFVLRELQQVADSEDPARRARGRRGLEALERLRAIPGLALRILESDPADTTPVDDRLIAAAGRTGAALVTTDFNLVKVASLHGARVVNVHEIAQSMRGAAAPGETLSLLIVREGKEPGQGVGYLDDGTMIVVVDAADRVGSEVEVAITGATQTASGRMLFAKVKGQA; this is translated from the coding sequence ATGCAGGGCTGGATCGTACGCGGCGTCCTCATCTTCGCGATCGCGGTCGCGGCGCTGGCGAGCCGTCCGCTCGCTCCCCTGGGCCCGCGGCTCACCGGCGAGCTCCCGAACCTGCTCTTCGGCCTCCTGGTCGGGCTCACCGCCGTGCTCGGGGAAGGGATCGTGCGCCGCGGCAACCCCCGCGCGATCGGCGCGGGTGCGATGGGAGCGATCGTGGGCGGCCTCGCCTTCTCGATGACGCTCCGCGCGATTCCGCTGATGCCCCCTGCGCGCCCGTTCGCGTATGCGATCGCGATCTGGGTGGGCGCGGCGTGCGGCGCCGCGTGGGCGCGATCGCGCTCCTTGGCTCCGGCGGCGGCCTCCGTCGTCCAGCCCCCCGAGCGCGAGGAAGGGTCGCTCCTCCTCGACACCTCCGCGATCATCGACGGTCGCATCGTGGACCTCGCGAAGTCCGGGATCGCGCCGGGTCCCTGGATCGTCCCTTCGTTCGTGCTGCGCGAGCTGCAGCAGGTCGCCGACTCCGAGGATCCCGCACGGCGCGCCCGCGGACGACGCGGACTGGAAGCGCTCGAGCGCCTGCGCGCGATCCCCGGCCTGGCGCTGCGCATCCTGGAGTCCGACCCCGCCGACACGACCCCGGTGGACGACCGACTGATCGCCGCCGCCGGCCGCACCGGAGCCGCGCTCGTGACGACCGACTTCAACCTCGTGAAGGTCGCGTCGCTCCACGGCGCGCGCGTGGTCAACGTGCACGAGATCGCGCAGTCGATGCGCGGGGCCGCGGCGCCCGGCGAGACGCTGTCGCTCCTGATCGTGCGCGAAGGCAAGGAGCCCGGACAGGGGGTCGGCTACCTCGACGACGGCACCATGATCGTCGTCGTCGACGCGGCGGACCGCGTCGGCTCCGAGGTCGAGGTGGCGATCACCGGTGCGACGCAGACCGCGTCGGGGCGGATGTTGTTCGCGAAGGTGAAGGGACAGGCCTGA